The Corynebacterium qintianiae genome has a window encoding:
- a CDS encoding SMI1/KNR4 family protein, producing MTFSKFFSETAEPADNARLTAIEHAIGRALPDDYRALIKETGGGTLKLDKCVMPGLPEGVGGLATDDIFGNGSTSTGRALDLATDATYLMEEWEIPAEVLLFATTEDGMHNCFVINYDLPDYPTGVILHLDTDPGGKMTQVADSVTDFLTKLEPYDDSYAEGANPDADQEGKGIEGVWHGKLSDDLTRAIAATPTPDMEYLLRKAVAPLANSFGLSMMHNSNEGRRFQDLLYWVAQHVQPHPDPLTYMGLSTTTLTPNMYTLIGRSFLADGQKYGFIWNQPTVEWWWKIRVEYNIMTKTPAGYILDEDYINTIIENLRKEDPITEV from the coding sequence ATGACCTTTTCCAAATTCTTTTCTGAAACCGCTGAACCAGCCGACAATGCCCGCCTCACGGCAATCGAGCATGCCATCGGCCGGGCACTACCCGACGACTACCGGGCCTTGATCAAAGAAACCGGCGGCGGCACCCTCAAACTCGACAAGTGCGTCATGCCGGGCCTCCCCGAAGGGGTCGGAGGCCTGGCAACCGACGACATCTTCGGCAACGGCAGCACAAGTACTGGCCGCGCCCTCGATCTGGCCACAGACGCCACCTACCTCATGGAGGAATGGGAAATCCCCGCAGAAGTCCTCCTGTTCGCCACCACCGAAGACGGCATGCACAACTGCTTCGTCATCAACTATGACCTCCCCGACTACCCCACAGGGGTTATTCTGCACCTCGACACCGACCCCGGCGGGAAAATGACCCAGGTCGCCGACTCCGTCACCGACTTTCTCACCAAGCTCGAACCCTACGACGACAGCTATGCCGAGGGCGCCAACCCAGACGCGGACCAAGAAGGCAAGGGTATTGAGGGTGTGTGGCACGGAAAGCTTTCCGACGACCTCACCCGCGCCATCGCCGCAACCCCCACCCCCGACATGGAATACTTACTGCGTAAAGCAGTCGCACCCCTGGCAAACTCATTTGGTCTCAGCATGATGCATAACAGTAACGAGGGGAGGCGATTTCAAGACCTTCTTTACTGGGTGGCGCAACACGTCCAACCGCACCCAGATCCGCTGACCTACATGGGACTAAGCACCACCACTCTCACCCCTAACATGTACACGTTGATCGGTAGATCCTTCCTCGCCGACGGTCAGAAATATGGCTTCATTTGGAACCAGCCCACCGTCGAATGGTGGTGGAAAATACGAGTCGAATACAACATCATGACCAAGACCCCCGCCGGCTACATCCTCGACGAGGACTACATCAACACCATCATCGAAAACCTCCGCAAAGAAGACCCAATAACCGAGGTCTAA
- a CDS encoding recombinase family protein gives MATGTEPSLHLEIDEHQDVVLGQKVGYARVSSLEQNLDRQLEQLQAAGASQIYKEKISGSTRHRPQLEEVLRYLRKGDQLIVTSMDRLARSLVDLHTIVEDLVGRGVSVRFLREGQTYSAKADPIAKLMLGLMGSVAEFERSIIKERQAEGIARAKARGVYKGRAKVLTDGQVAQARQWVADGVPKAEVARRLGIGRTTLYTYLPRT, from the coding sequence ATGGCTACCGGAACAGAACCGTCATTACATCTAGAGATTGACGAACACCAGGACGTGGTTTTGGGGCAAAAGGTTGGTTATGCCCGGGTCAGTTCCCTGGAGCAGAATCTGGATCGCCAGCTCGAGCAGCTTCAGGCGGCCGGGGCGTCGCAGATATATAAGGAGAAGATCAGCGGATCGACTCGCCACCGTCCCCAGCTTGAGGAGGTGCTGCGCTATCTGCGTAAGGGAGATCAGCTCATTGTCACGAGCATGGATCGCCTGGCCCGTTCACTTGTGGACCTGCACACGATTGTCGAGGACCTTGTGGGCCGTGGTGTCTCGGTAAGGTTTTTGCGCGAGGGGCAGACCTATTCGGCGAAGGCGGACCCAATTGCCAAGCTGATGCTGGGGCTTATGGGTAGTGTCGCCGAGTTTGAGCGCTCCATCATCAAGGAGCGCCAGGCAGAGGGCATCGCCCGGGCGAAGGCGCGCGGGGTGTACAAGGGGCGGGCGAAAGTGCTCACCGACGGCCAAGTTGCGCAGGCGCGGCAGTGGGTGGCCGATGGTGTACCCAAGGCAGAGGTGGCACGCCGACTCGGGATCGGACGGACCACCTTGTACACATATCTTCCCCGCACGTAG
- a CDS encoding AsnC family transcriptional regulator has translation MSLGLTAAADFHSSSSHAIREFEGQSRPGHYFESKAERLLDEDLPALSVRLPNASEGIAFVREFVGGRGVADAVAITGWHATTQNRVKLGLPPLLSETDCAIVAALSSNQTRTITTLARKTGISENQLVRRIRQLTTGGYVQVSGSGYRRVRGLEPIGRAYALEAKVSDWRQGVSQALRYSTWCDGAAVVLLKDPRNLDEVKNHCSALGLGLAANGRWIRRPRIGRPNPGLRLAMSEQFVRQVMDSESF, from the coding sequence ATGTCGTTGGGTTTGACGGCTGCTGCCGATTTCCATTCGTCGAGTTCGCACGCCATACGTGAGTTTGAGGGGCAGTCGCGCCCGGGACACTATTTTGAGTCTAAGGCTGAACGCTTGCTTGATGAAGATCTACCGGCGCTTTCAGTACGCCTTCCGAACGCTTCGGAAGGCATCGCCTTTGTTCGAGAGTTTGTGGGGGGGCGCGGTGTGGCTGATGCGGTCGCCATCACCGGGTGGCATGCCACAACTCAAAATCGTGTGAAACTCGGTCTGCCGCCCCTCCTTAGCGAAACTGATTGCGCAATTGTTGCGGCGCTATCATCGAACCAGACGCGAACAATCACCACGTTGGCGCGTAAAACCGGGATAAGTGAGAACCAGCTGGTCAGGCGTATTCGGCAGCTCACGACCGGTGGTTACGTTCAAGTTTCCGGTTCGGGTTATCGACGAGTGCGAGGATTAGAGCCAATCGGCCGAGCGTACGCGCTTGAGGCCAAAGTTAGTGACTGGCGGCAGGGGGTCAGTCAAGCCTTGCGCTACTCCACGTGGTGCGATGGAGCCGCTGTCGTATTGCTAAAAGACCCGCGGAACCTAGACGAGGTAAAAAATCACTGCTCTGCATTGGGCTTGGGACTCGCTGCGAATGGACGTTGGATAAGAAGGCCACGCATTGGTCGTCCAAATCCAGGCCTTCGGCTCGCTATGTCAGAGCAGTTCGTTCGACAGGTTATGGATTCAGAATCCTTCTAA
- a CDS encoding serine/threonine-protein kinase codes for MDVSQVIHEVDAALGFENSEPLTQGGQKLVLKGMIGGAKAVAKIVFIEPGANGDITLQRAHREVELLSAVESNRVVKVLTDAVEIGDPVKAVCWAEEYLDGNDLSASLKSKWAEDDVWLLMHDVAEALAACHELEVVHRDLSPGNIRRTSNGHFMLMDPGLARHLEKTALTGAYQPGTPGWRSPEHVPGGDPVPASDVFSLGILSFFALTGQFPIDPPCDPQTYDRALIEQQAPPISTIRPDISPDLGEIIDRCLNRQPARRFLDGAELLTEIEKMESNR; via the coding sequence ATGGACGTATCCCAGGTAATCCATGAAGTCGACGCGGCTCTCGGCTTTGAGAACTCAGAACCGCTCACACAGGGTGGGCAAAAGCTCGTCCTGAAGGGCATGATAGGCGGTGCGAAGGCAGTAGCCAAAATCGTTTTTATCGAACCAGGGGCAAACGGAGACATTACTTTACAGCGAGCCCATCGCGAAGTGGAGCTCTTATCCGCAGTGGAATCCAACCGGGTGGTCAAGGTACTCACCGATGCCGTTGAAATTGGCGATCCAGTGAAAGCTGTCTGCTGGGCCGAGGAGTACCTAGACGGCAATGATCTGAGTGCGTCTCTCAAGTCGAAGTGGGCGGAAGACGATGTTTGGCTACTTATGCATGATGTAGCAGAAGCCCTCGCCGCATGTCACGAACTCGAGGTTGTCCATCGCGACTTGTCACCGGGAAATATACGCCGCACGTCCAACGGTCATTTCATGTTAATGGACCCTGGACTCGCACGACATCTTGAGAAAACCGCTCTCACGGGAGCATATCAACCGGGCACTCCGGGGTGGCGTTCCCCGGAGCATGTCCCTGGCGGAGATCCAGTTCCTGCCAGTGATGTGTTCTCCCTAGGCATCCTTTCTTTCTTCGCCTTAACCGGCCAGTTTCCTATTGACCCACCCTGTGACCCCCAAACCTATGATCGCGCATTGATTGAGCAGCAAGCCCCTCCGATCTCGACGATCCGCCCAGATATCTCTCCCGATCTCGGCGAAATTATCGACCGCTGCCTTAACCGGCAGCCTGCCCGCCGCTTTCTAGACGGGGCAGAGCTCTTGACGGAAATCGAAAAAATGGAGTCAAACCGATGA
- a CDS encoding L-tyrosine/L-tryptophan isonitrile synthase family protein — MTPIFPSKNHATTPFVGGYRMDKSNFSNVKLSEEFFHISFTPTNWLTDPWKCIEATERWTRPDSAVLETFDTEKFKENYSRKAAVLSDVRSSFSGNTVDDIIMIMEHERFLKGPKGNLLHDGVTNRAKIETAISNGVPIEIVIPSFAGRPHNPAAHKRVAPDLGEMYALLHLLDISDTVREVYPPGLLFTLILDGTIYRPFYGYAHNEAVPYEENLNRQISALEAENSLRTIDMWPIYQERKDEVAAIEAEVREHVSSQWNDHDLPSRQDLIAALRQGVETTPITVALIEMYKSGSYKNVDLDSFFIRAEKALLKRAEHAAFEYTVLLTIMRRLDLVMTAFPDAIRGTVHPKPDQYSPIMRDAKTVISPWHGTAIVRLDGSIVTEYEAIVFQEPERYKAWFVRGDEAPFYYEEIKLP; from the coding sequence ATGACCCCAATTTTCCCAAGCAAAAATCACGCCACAACTCCATTTGTGGGAGGCTACCGAATGGATAAGTCAAACTTCTCTAATGTGAAACTCTCTGAAGAGTTTTTTCATATTTCTTTCACCCCCACCAATTGGCTTACGGACCCCTGGAAGTGCATCGAAGCGACTGAGAGATGGACCCGACCCGACTCGGCCGTGCTCGAAACATTCGACACTGAGAAATTCAAGGAGAACTACTCCCGAAAGGCAGCTGTCCTTTCGGATGTAAGAAGCAGTTTTTCAGGAAATACTGTCGACGACATCATTATGATCATGGAGCACGAAAGGTTTCTAAAAGGGCCGAAAGGCAACCTTCTCCATGATGGAGTAACGAACCGTGCCAAAATCGAAACTGCAATAAGCAATGGGGTCCCCATAGAAATTGTCATCCCTTCATTTGCGGGTCGCCCACATAATCCTGCAGCTCATAAGCGAGTAGCTCCCGACTTAGGTGAAATGTATGCTCTTCTCCATCTCTTAGATATTTCAGATACCGTGAGGGAAGTGTATCCACCGGGACTACTGTTTACGCTCATTCTTGACGGAACAATTTATCGACCTTTCTACGGGTACGCCCACAATGAAGCTGTCCCCTACGAGGAGAACCTAAACCGGCAGATTTCAGCACTTGAAGCAGAAAATTCTCTGCGAACTATCGATATGTGGCCCATCTACCAAGAACGAAAGGATGAAGTCGCTGCGATCGAAGCAGAAGTAAGAGAGCACGTTTCGAGTCAGTGGAATGATCACGATCTTCCCTCCAGGCAAGATCTAATTGCCGCCCTTCGCCAGGGGGTTGAAACCACTCCCATAACTGTAGCTCTGATTGAGATGTACAAGAGTGGGTCTTACAAGAATGTTGACCTAGATAGTTTCTTCATTCGCGCAGAAAAGGCCCTTCTCAAGAGGGCAGAGCACGCCGCGTTCGAATACACCGTGCTTCTGACTATTATGCGTAGACTCGATCTGGTGATGACCGCATTCCCAGATGCTATCCGCGGAACAGTCCACCCTAAGCCAGATCAATACTCTCCCATTATGCGCGATGCCAAAACTGTGATTTCCCCCTGGCATGGCACCGCGATCGTCCGTCTAGATGGCTCCATCGTAACGGAATATGAGGCTATTGTTTTTCAAGAGCCAGAGCGCTATAAAGCATGGTTTGTAAGGGGCGATGAAGCTCCCTTCTACTATGAAGAAATCAAACTGCCTTGA
- a CDS encoding HNH endonuclease — MSTFAHPFVHPASFSLGRSTQPGAPCLTCPLLQLIPKDLHNAVRHTGGYAIWSKPLNS; from the coding sequence GTGAGTACTTTTGCCCACCCCTTTGTACACCCCGCAAGCTTTTCGCTCGGGCGATCCACTCAGCCTGGCGCTCCGTGTCTCACGTGCCCTTTACTGCAGCTCATCCCGAAAGATCTCCACAATGCTGTGCGCCACACAGGCGGATACGCTATATGGAGCAAGCCACTGAATTCGTAA
- a CDS encoding HAD family hydrolase, with product MQPDRGYKTFVFDLDGTIHVDFEPIETVLQFARTLDPSRCYYVSNSDRYSGSAISSYLKDQGLEVVDSQCATTLDLIPRALALMHTDKKHVSSPTSNPAVHDAIRSAGYSITHPRDTIPVILGYADGALETIKLLRSNPPAELWVTNGDQKISRSTGYIPGLGALLQDEELLQGAKIIGKPSLLFADVLGIPAGKQTIVIGDNPNVDGVFAANLGASFHLVSNGIWH from the coding sequence ATGCAACCAGACCGCGGATATAAAACGTTCGTTTTCGATCTCGACGGGACTATTCACGTAGATTTTGAACCTATCGAAACGGTCTTGCAGTTCGCACGGACACTCGATCCTTCTAGGTGCTACTACGTTTCAAATTCAGATCGATATTCAGGGAGCGCCATTTCTTCATATCTTAAAGATCAAGGACTAGAGGTTGTAGATAGCCAATGCGCAACGACCTTGGATTTAATACCAAGAGCTCTAGCCCTGATGCATACAGACAAAAAGCATGTATCCAGCCCCACATCCAACCCGGCCGTTCACGATGCAATACGCTCAGCTGGATATTCCATTACCCATCCGCGAGATACCATCCCTGTCATCCTGGGATACGCTGATGGCGCACTTGAAACTATAAAATTGTTACGAAGCAACCCACCCGCTGAATTGTGGGTAACAAATGGGGATCAAAAAATTAGTCGCTCAACGGGATATATCCCGGGATTGGGCGCCCTGCTTCAAGACGAAGAACTACTGCAAGGCGCCAAAATTATTGGAAAACCAAGTCTCTTATTCGCAGACGTTCTTGGGATACCCGCAGGGAAACAAACAATAGTCATAGGTGACAACCCAAATGTGGACGGCGTATTTGCTGCCAACCTGGGAGCTTCGTTTCACCTAGTGAGCAACGGGATCTGGCACTAA
- the istA gene encoding IS21 family transposase, translating into MISLEEWVQIRYLRGQGLSLRKIAAEVGCAKKTVEKALASDSPPCYKPRDAKGTSFDPFESQVRELLAETPQLNAKVLAQRVGWTGSDSWFRKHVARIRPEYMPADPVDTLTHAPGREIQCDLTFAPGGLPDADGVYRALPVLVMAASHSRFAAACVLPSRTTDDLIAGMWQLITRDFQAVPDRLVWDHESGIGKAKLCEPVAAFGGALGCRIVQTPPRDPESKGIVERTNGYMKRSFFPGRRFSDPVDVQAQLDEWFTTIANARVHTTLKATPADLFAADQRAMRPLPPYEASWV; encoded by the coding sequence GTGATTTCATTGGAGGAATGGGTGCAGATCCGATACCTGCGTGGGCAGGGTCTGTCATTGAGGAAGATCGCGGCCGAAGTGGGCTGTGCGAAGAAGACGGTGGAGAAGGCTTTGGCTTCAGATTCGCCGCCTTGTTACAAGCCACGGGATGCCAAAGGCACGAGTTTCGATCCGTTTGAATCGCAGGTCAGGGAACTTCTCGCGGAAACACCGCAGCTTAATGCCAAGGTGTTGGCTCAGCGAGTGGGCTGGACAGGCTCGGATTCATGGTTTCGCAAACACGTTGCCAGGATCCGGCCTGAGTATATGCCCGCCGACCCAGTCGATACCCTTACTCACGCCCCGGGGCGTGAGATCCAATGTGATCTCACTTTTGCACCGGGTGGACTACCTGATGCTGATGGGGTCTACCGCGCGTTGCCGGTGTTGGTGATGGCAGCCTCGCATTCTCGTTTCGCTGCGGCGTGTGTGCTTCCCTCGCGCACGACTGATGACTTGATCGCCGGGATGTGGCAGTTGATAACACGTGATTTCCAAGCGGTACCAGATCGGCTCGTGTGGGATCACGAGTCCGGGATTGGCAAGGCGAAGCTGTGCGAGCCTGTTGCCGCATTCGGCGGGGCGCTGGGCTGCAGAATCGTTCAGACCCCACCGCGGGACCCGGAATCTAAAGGCATCGTCGAGCGCACCAACGGGTACATGAAGCGTTCCTTCTTCCCCGGGCGCCGGTTCAGCGACCCGGTGGATGTGCAAGCCCAACTTGATGAGTGGTTCACCACAATCGCCAACGCACGCGTTCACACCACGTTGAAGGCCACACCGGCGGACTTGTTCGCAGCTGATCAGCGGGCGATGCGCCCCTTGCCACCGTATGAAGCGTCCTGGGTTTAG
- a CDS encoding SMI1/KNR4 family protein translates to MTDYSTLFEYPAQPADEQRIREIERGLGRRLPDAYARLLSETGGGSLSMNTCYLPEIELPDGDVIDVAVDSIYGNGTTSNNTNVDLLEQAAFLMEEWEIPREVLLCADSEDGMHQCFVINYDLSEFPAGSVLYLDTDPDGAKVLVADSFDDFLAQLEPHPSISEAEEVSQDGIGIKGVRYGALSQPLQQALAATPTPDMEQLLRKATEPITDSIGVAITGDTPEGRTFYDVVYWLVQHVEPQHDPRTYGHWGCEGQELTFGDLMGDSFTVPGQKYGGVGYTLGSIITWWNRRVKEGVLTETENGYIMDESYINQVLDHLRQG, encoded by the coding sequence ATGACCGACTACAGCACTCTTTTTGAATACCCGGCACAGCCAGCGGATGAACAACGCATCCGAGAAATCGAGCGCGGCCTGGGCCGTCGCCTGCCAGATGCCTACGCGCGTCTTCTCTCCGAGACAGGGGGAGGGTCCCTGAGCATGAACACCTGCTACCTCCCAGAAATAGAACTTCCCGACGGCGACGTGATCGACGTTGCCGTAGACAGCATCTACGGCAACGGAACGACCTCCAACAACACGAATGTCGACTTGCTAGAGCAGGCAGCATTCTTGATGGAGGAATGGGAAATCCCCCGCGAAGTCCTGCTATGCGCGGACAGCGAAGACGGCATGCACCAGTGCTTTGTCATCAACTACGACTTGTCCGAGTTTCCAGCAGGATCAGTACTGTATCTCGACACCGACCCCGACGGTGCAAAAGTACTAGTCGCAGACTCATTCGACGACTTCCTGGCCCAACTTGAACCACACCCCTCAATCAGTGAGGCAGAAGAAGTCAGCCAAGACGGCATCGGTATCAAAGGAGTGCGATACGGCGCACTGTCCCAGCCACTCCAGCAAGCCCTGGCCGCCACCCCAACACCAGATATGGAGCAGTTGCTGCGCAAGGCGACTGAGCCGATCACAGATTCCATAGGGGTAGCGATTACCGGAGATACGCCAGAAGGCCGCACCTTTTACGACGTGGTGTACTGGCTCGTCCAGCACGTTGAACCGCAACACGATCCCAGGACATATGGCCATTGGGGGTGCGAAGGGCAGGAACTGACATTCGGGGATTTAATGGGCGACTCATTCACAGTCCCTGGCCAGAAGTACGGCGGGGTAGGCTACACATTGGGGTCAATCATTACGTGGTGGAATCGCCGGGTTAAAGAGGGCGTTCTGACAGAGACAGAAAACGGCTACATCATGGATGAAAGCTACATCAACCAGGTTCTCGATCACCTTCGCCAGGGCTAG
- a CDS encoding IS3 family transposase (programmed frameshift), with product MPRKYSVEFKEKAVHQIIEMVRLESCSLQRAYTEVGELLGVSHHTLRAWYRDSASVRDNSDASGGETMEEELRRLRRENRELKRANGILKTASGFFRGGTRPTHDQMISYIDAYKDQFGVEAICRVLKQADRGFITSRGYRKATTRVPSARALSDSLLIPEIQRVHAENFSVYGIRKMWHAMNREGVHIGRDKTARLMKLAGVSGRRRGRTPLTTISPKTPDHRPDLVRRNFRAQAPGRLWVADITYVRTLSGFAYTAFVVDVFSRKIVGVATRSTMRTNALPMEALEHALTTAGRIHGNQLIHHSDRGSQYVSLKYSTALAESGIRPSVGTVGDSYDNALAETVNGLYKAELIHAQGPWTSVGEVELATLRWVHWWNTKRLHEALDYATPQEVETEYYLTEPINTGP from the exons ATGCCTAGAAAGTATTCCGTCGAGTTCAAGGAGAAGGCGGTCCATCAGATCATCGAAATGGTCCGCCTGGAGTCTTGCTCACTGCAACGCGCCTACACGGAGGTCGGTGAGCTGCTTGGTGTATCCCACCACACGTTGCGGGCTTGGTACCGTGACAGCGCTTCAGTACGCGATAATTCTGACGCTTCAGGCGGCGAAACAATGGAAGAAGAACTCAGGCGTCTGCGTCGTGAAAACCGCGAACTGAAACGAGCAAACGGGATTCTTAAGACAGCTTCGG GCTTTTTTCGCGGCGGAACTCGACCGACCCACGACCAAATGATCTCCTACATCGACGCGTACAAAGATCAATTTGGGGTCGAGGCCATCTGCAGAGTTCTAAAACAGGCAGATCGTGGATTCATCACCTCTCGTGGCTACCGCAAGGCGACCACTCGTGTTCCCAGTGCAAGGGCCTTAAGCGATAGCCTGCTCATCCCAGAGATACAGCGTGTGCATGCGGAGAATTTCTCGGTCTACGGCATCCGCAAAATGTGGCACGCGATGAACCGTGAAGGCGTTCATATTGGTCGCGACAAGACCGCACGTCTGATGAAACTCGCAGGCGTTTCTGGCCGCAGACGTGGGCGAACCCCACTAACTACGATCAGCCCGAAGACACCGGATCATCGCCCGGACCTTGTGCGCCGAAACTTCCGTGCGCAGGCACCAGGCAGGCTTTGGGTTGCCGACATTACCTACGTTCGCACCCTGTCAGGATTCGCTTATACAGCGTTTGTCGTGGATGTATTCAGCCGAAAAATTGTTGGTGTCGCTACACGCTCGACAATGCGCACCAACGCGCTGCCGATGGAGGCTTTGGAGCATGCGTTAACGACTGCAGGGCGAATCCATGGAAACCAGCTAATTCACCACAGCGATCGGGGCAGCCAGTATGTGTCACTGAAGTATTCCACTGCGCTAGCTGAGTCAGGAATCCGCCCGAGTGTGGGAACAGTCGGCGATTCTTACGACAATGCACTAGCCGAAACAGTCAACGGTCTCTACAAGGCTGAACTGATTCATGCCCAGGGCCCGTGGACGTCGGTCGGAGAAGTCGAACTGGCCACCTTGCGGTGGGTGCATTGGTGGAACACTAAGCGACTTCACGAAGCATTGGACTACGCCACCCCACAGGAAGTAGAAACCGAGTACTATCTCACCGAGCCCATCAACACAGGGCCGTAA
- a CDS encoding MFS transporter gives MIKPPKSSTKSTLGLIWPIVATQICISAAVGLNLTITALAAVEVTGKESLGGLAQTSTILGATFITITATRISILKDRLFALRCTIGVAALGSLVAHFAISTKGSSGWLLFVGLFLLGGGTVSALISRFTATEKVGQNQQATSAIGIVLFGSAIGSVIGPNIYGLISLNIESPMEWAFVGSALTFMVGLLVLSFERRQSYTSGTPRSTASSESGRLIWKQSYVFIFAAGIIAHASMISLMTMAPIYTDRVFGPSRSGIVMTAHLLGMYATGPFVSSSLNRFGLRKTITWGATAFLISIFLLVFLHNSFILFTVGLFGVGVFWSVGMIISSTLASKIDDTNQRMALQGRLDLTINIAAGVSSILSGILVTMIGYPLLAGLVFAFTFLAFVSVFSLNRVRSKGQIHH, from the coding sequence TTGATCAAACCTCCGAAAAGTTCGACGAAAAGCACCCTTGGGTTAATCTGGCCGATAGTTGCCACCCAAATCTGCATATCCGCCGCGGTGGGACTAAATCTTACTATCACCGCACTTGCAGCCGTTGAGGTTACAGGCAAGGAATCATTGGGCGGACTAGCCCAGACAAGCACCATCTTGGGCGCCACATTCATTACCATAACGGCAACGAGAATCAGCATCCTCAAGGATAGGCTGTTTGCACTACGATGCACCATTGGTGTGGCTGCACTAGGATCCCTCGTTGCACACTTTGCCATCTCTACTAAAGGCTCCAGCGGATGGCTTCTCTTCGTTGGATTATTTCTCCTTGGGGGAGGCACGGTAAGCGCACTTATCTCTCGCTTTACAGCCACTGAGAAAGTCGGGCAAAATCAACAGGCCACATCTGCAATTGGCATAGTACTTTTCGGCTCCGCGATAGGCTCTGTAATAGGACCAAATATATATGGCCTCATCTCTCTAAACATCGAATCACCGATGGAGTGGGCATTCGTCGGGTCTGCTCTAACCTTCATGGTTGGACTACTGGTCCTATCTTTTGAAAGGCGCCAGAGCTACACATCGGGGACCCCACGCTCGACTGCCTCTTCAGAATCAGGACGTCTCATATGGAAGCAATCTTATGTTTTTATATTCGCCGCCGGAATCATTGCCCACGCATCAATGATTAGCCTGATGACAATGGCACCCATTTACACAGATAGAGTTTTTGGTCCATCTAGATCTGGAATCGTGATGACAGCTCACCTACTCGGCATGTATGCTACCGGACCTTTTGTGAGCTCTAGCCTTAATCGGTTCGGACTCAGAAAGACGATTACGTGGGGAGCAACCGCCTTTCTAATCTCGATTTTCCTCTTAGTTTTTCTGCATAACTCTTTTATCCTGTTTACTGTGGGTCTCTTTGGAGTCGGAGTATTTTGGTCGGTAGGTATGATAATTTCCTCCACCCTTGCCTCTAAGATTGATGACACAAACCAACGAATGGCGCTCCAGGGCAGACTGGATCTGACCATAAACATTGCAGCGGGCGTGAGCTCTATCCTGTCTGGCATCTTAGTGACCATGATCGGATATCCACTGCTTGCAGGGCTAGTCTTCGCTTTTACATTCCTTGCCTTCGTTTCTGTATTTTCGCTAAACCGCGTCAGATCGAAAGGACAGATACACCACTAA